agtgctgggattacaggcttgagccactgcgcccggccgagacagagttttattcttctcgtccaggctggagtgcaatggcacaatcttggctcactgcaacttccatgaGATGTTCAGTGATGGCTTTTCCCCTCCTGGAGCCCCCAGCCCTGACCTGTGCTGAGGGCCGAGCCCCTGCTGAGATGCCGAAACAAGGCAGGAATTAAGACTGGGGCcatgggccaggtgaggtggctgatgcctgtaatcccagcactttgggaggccaaggccggcagatcgtgaggtcaggagtttcagaccagcctggccaatatgatgaaaacccgtctctactaaaaatacaaaaattaggtggcaggtgcctgtaatctcagctacttaggaggccaagacagaagaatcacttgtacccaggagacagagggtgtggtgagccaagatctcaccactgcactccagcctgggagacagagcaaaactccacctaaaaaaaaaaaaaaaaaaaaaaaaaaagtcaggcgcggtggctcacacctgtaatcccagtactctgggaggccgaggcaggtggatcaaatgagttcgagaccagcctgaccaacaagatgaaaccccatctctactaaaaaaaaaaagtacaaaaatcagctgggtgtggtggcaggtgcatgtaatccctgctgctcgggaggctgacaggagaattgcctgaacccgggagatggagattgcagtgagctgagattgggccactgcactccagcctgggtgaggaggccagacttcatctcaaaaaaacaaaaacaaaaaaaaaagactgagaccATGGACCAGGCAAGGTgtctcagcctgtaatcccagcactttgggaggccgaggcgggctgattacttgagttcagaagttcaagaccagcctgggcaacatggtgaaacctcgtctctactaaaaatacaaaaaattagccgggtgtgggagtgcacgcttgtaatcccagctacttggaaggctgaggggggaggatggcttgaacctggaggcagagggtacagtgagctgataccgtgccactgccctctaggcTCGgagacagaatgggaaaaacaaaagGACTGAGgccatggctgggtgcagtgttgACGCCTCTAATCCccgcacttcaggaggccaaggcaggtgtatcacctgagcccaggagtttgaaaccggcTTGGGCAACATTacgaaacccggtctctactaaaaatgcaaaaaccccaggaggcagaggctgcagtgagctgaggtggcaccacggcactccagcctgggcaacagagcaagactctgtctcaaaaaagaaaaaaaaaaaaaaaggccgggcgcggtggctcactcctgtaatcccagcactttgggaggccgaggcgggtggatcacgaggtcaagagatcgagaccatcccggtcaacatggtgaaaccccgtttctactaaaaatacaaaacattagctgggcatggtggcgtgtgcccgtaatcccagttactcgggaggccaaggaaggagaattgcctgaacccaggaggcggaggttgcggtgagccgagatctcgccattgcactacagcctgggtaacgagcgaaactccgtctcaaaaaaaaaaaaaaaagaaaaaagaaaagaaaatggatggacagttgggtgggtggatagatgggtgggtaaatgggtggatggatggaaaaAAGGCTGGGTGATGGATGGATATATGGACAGTTGGGTACCactgggtggatgggtagatgggtggatggatgggtgggtggatagatgagtGGGTACCACTGGGTGGGTGGACGGATGGAAGAATGGCTGGGTGATGGATGGATGTACCGATGGGTGGGTGGGTACATGGATGGGTGCCAGTGGGTGCATGGGTGGAGGATAGGTGGATGATGGGTGGGTAATGAACGGATGGCTACCAGTAAGTGGGCGATGGgtaggtgagtgggtggatgtTGGGGGCACAGGTGGAGGATGGGTGTGTGGCATGCAGATTGTCGAGTTATGGATGGAGCATCTGGGGACAGATGAATCAATTCATGGCTGAAAGTGGCTGGCAGCGGGTTGGATCTGTGGATGGGCGAGTGAGACCCAGGATGGCCCTGAGTTCACGGAGGGAGCGCAGGGTGAACCTGGCCGGCCTCGTCCCCGCAGCTGCCCATAGTGGCTTCCTCCGTGGTGTCCCTGTACTTCCTGGAGCTCACCGACCTCTTCAAGCCGGCCAAGGTGGGCTTCCAGTGCTACGACCGCGCGCTCTCCATGCCCTACGTGGAGACCAATGAGGAGCTCATCCCGCTGCTGATGCTGCTCAGCCTGGCGTTCGCCGCCCCAGCTGCCTCGGTGAGCGTCCGCGCCGGGCCGGGCTGGCCTGAGGGCCCCGCGGCTGGGAGCCCGCCTGAGCACCCCTCTCTGTCGGCAGATCATGGTGGCCGAGGGCATGCTGTACTGTCTGCAGTCCCGGCTGTGGGGCCACGCCGCGGGGCCCGAGGGCAGCATCAACGCCGGAGGCTGCAACTTTAACTCCTTCCTGCGCCGCACCGTGCGCTTCGTGGGTGAGTGGCCGTCCGGCACCCCGACCCTGAGCCGCGTCCGCGCGCGCGGGGGTGAGGCCGTCCCCGGTCCCCAGCGCCCCCGCCGGGCCCTGAGCCTCCCGCCCCGCAGGGGTCCACGTGTTCGGCCTGTGTGCCACAGCCCTGGTGACGGACGTGATCCAGCTGGCCACGGGCTACCACACCCCGTTCTTCCTGACCGTCTGCAAGCCCAACTACACTCTCCTGGGGACGTCCTGCGAGGTCAACCCCTACATCACCCAGGACATCTGCTCCGGCCACGACACGCACGCCATCCTGTCTGCACGGTGAGCCAGACTCCACCACCATGTCCCCTCCTCCCCGCGAACGTGTAGGGAACAGAGGCGCAGCCCTCCGCAGCCGGGGTCCCCGGGCTCACGCCGCACGCCTCTTGCAGGAAGACCTTCCCGTCGCAGCACGCCACGCTGTCGGCCTTCGCCGCAGTCTACGTGTCGGTGAGTCCGGCCCGCTCCGCGCTGCCCGCGGCCTCTTGCCGGCCCCTGGCGAGCCCCCCGCTGACCGCAGCCCCCATGCCCCCAGATGTACTTCAACTCGGTCATCTCCGACACCACCAAGCTGCTGAAGCCCGTGCTGGTGTTCGCCTTCGCCATCGCCGCAGGCGTGTGCGGGCTCACGCAGATCACGCAGTACCGCAGCCACCCGGTGGACGTGTACGCCGGCTTCCTCATCGGGGCTGGCATCGCGGCCTACCTGGTGAGCGGCAGGGCCTGAGGGGGGCTGGCATGGGCGCCCACGGGGTCTGACGGGAGAGGCTGGCCCAGAGCGTCTGAGAGGGGAGGCTGGTGGGCTGAGGGGGAAGGCATGGGTGCCCATAGGTCTGAGGGGGGAGGCTGGTGGGCTGAGGGGGAAGGCATGGGTGCCCACAGGTCTGAGGGGGGAGGCTGGCCCaggaagtctgaggtgggaggctggtgGTCTGACAGGGGAGGCATGGGTGTTCACAGGGTCTGAGGGTGGAGGCATGGGTGCCTAGGGAGTCTGATGGGGTAGGCATCGGTGCCCAGGGGTCTGAGGGTGGAGGCATGGGTGCGAACGTGTCTCACCCTTAGAACGGTGGAGTCAGAAACCCATGGGCTCAGACCTGCCAGATGCGCGGAGTCGCCAATCTTGAGGCAGGGACTGGTCCCAGCCCACCCACAGCCCAAGGCCCCCTCCCCGCCACGGCAGGCCTCACCCTCGGAGGGCAGGAGCCGTGTGAGCCCCAGGCCTCACCCCCAGACCCCTCTCTACGTCAGGCCTGCCACGCGGTGGGCAACTTCCAGGCCCCACCCACGGAGAAGCcggcggccccggccccggccaaGGACGCGCTGCGGGCCCTGACGCAGCGGGGCCACGACTCGGTTTACCAGCAGAACAAGTCCGTGAGCACCGACGAGCTGGGGCCCCCGGGGCGGCTGGACGGCCCGCCCCGGCCCGTGGTCCGCGAGAAGACCTCGCTGGGCAGCCTGAAGCGCGCCAGCGTGGACGTGGACCTGCTGGCGCCGCGCAGCCCCATGGCCAAGGAGAACATGGTGACCTTCAGCCACACGCTGCCCCGGGCCAGCGCGCCCTCGCTCGACGACCCCGCGCGCCGCCACATGACCATCCACGTCCCGCTGGACGCCTCGCGCTCCAAGCAGCTCATCAGCGAGTGGAAGCAGAAGACCCTGGAGGGCCGCGGCCTGGGGCTGCCCGACGACGCCAGCCCCGGGCACCTGCGCGCGCCCGCCGAGCCCATGgccgaggaggaggaagaggaggaggaggaagaggaagaggaggaggaggaggaggagggcccGGCCCCGCCCTCGCTCTACCCCACCGTGCAGGCGCGGCCGGGGTTGGGGCCCCGGGTCATCCTCCCGCCGCGCGCTGGGCCGCCGCCGCTGGTGCACATCCCCGAGGAGGGCGCGCAGGCGGGGCCCGGCCTGTCCCCCAAGAGCGGCGCCGGGGTGCGCGCGAAGTGGCTGGTGATGGCCGAGAAGGGCGGCGCGGCCGCGGCGCAGCCCCGCGTGGCCAACCCTCCGCGGCTGCTGCAGGTGATCGCCATGTCCAAGGCGCCGGGCGCGCCGGGCCCCAAGGCGGCCCCCGAGACGGCGTCGTCGTCCAGCGCCAGCTCCGACTCCTCGCAGTACCGGTCCCCGTCGGACCGCGACTCTGCCAGCATCGTGACCGTCGACGCGCATGCGCCGCACCACCCCGTGGTGCACCTGTCGGCGGCCGGCGCGCCCTGGGAGTGGAAGGCGGCCAAGGCGGAGGCGGACGGCGGCTACGAGCCGGGGGACCCGGCACGCGGCTTCCGCGGGGGGCCCAAGGCCCCGGGCGCGTCCCCCGGCTCTTCGGTCAGCGACGCGGACCCGGAGGAGCAGCGGTTCGGGGCCATGGCCACCGTCAACCTGGCCACTGGCGAGGGGCTGCCCCCGCTGGGCGCGGCCGACGGGGCGCTGGGCGCGGGCAGCCGGGAGTCCACGCTGCGACGCCACGCGGGCGGCCCGGGGCCGGCGGAGCGCGAGACGGAGGCGGAGGCCGAGGGCTACTTCCGCAGGCTGCAGGCGCGCCGCTTCCCCGAGTAGCGCTTCCCGCGTGGCGCGGCGGGGccgggtggggggcgggggggcggccTCGGGGATCAATAAAGCGGCGGAAACCGAGCTCGGCCTCGCGGTCATTGGGTCCGGAGACGGGGGCGGGCGGGAAAGCAGCGGCGGAGGCGGAAGGTGGATACAGAAGACTTTATTCGGACAGTCCCAGTACAGACGGGCCGGCCCGCCCCACGGCGGACACGGCGACAGGCGGGGGAGGAGCTGGCCGCGAGACGGTCTCCGTGGGTTCTCCGCGCCGCGAGCCCGCGGGACGGCCGCGGAATGTGCGTGGGGTCCCAGCGGCCCCGCGGGCGAGGCCGAGCCTGGAACGGCCGCTAGCAAAATATACATCTGCGTCTCCGTAAAAAACCGCGTCGCCGCCCCTCGCGTCTCACAACAGgtataaaaaactataaatatttacaCCCTCGTTAGCTCTCCGCCGCGGAAAGGGGACCCCGGGAGCCCCCGGGACGGGCGCGCGGGGGCGGGGGAAGAGCACAGCGCAGTCGAGACCGGCGCGCGCCTTCCGGGTCCCAGCGTCAGTGACAGGCAACAAACAGAAACGAGACTTTGGTCCaaaattggaaggaaaaaaaaccctgaaaagcTTGAGAGCGAGTTTCCGAGGCGGCTGCAGGTGAAGGCGTGGTGTAAGGCAACCGGAGGCGCCAGAGGCGGGGGCGCGCGCCCCTTCCCTGAAGCTGGGGCGGAGACCGGACCCCGACCCGCCGGGCGCCCCGCCTGCTCTCTGGAAACTGGGTCCCGCCTGTGACTTAATgacaaggaataaaataaaacagcatacAAGGTAATACCACGAGAAAGTTTAGATTACACTCATACCATTGTATAATCTTACTATAAAAAGTTacttaaaactatttcttttgcatataaatgaaaaaaagattagaaTATTTGGTCAACTGGAAATATTGCTAGGCACAGACGTCTGCAACTGCAAAGTATATAATAC
This genomic interval from Saimiri boliviensis isolate mSaiBol1 chromosome 14, mSaiBol1.pri, whole genome shotgun sequence contains the following:
- the PLPPR3 gene encoding phospholipid phosphatase-related protein type 3 — encoded protein: MIPTKEKNKTPKDSMTLLPCFYFVELPIVASSVVSLYFLELTDLFKPAKVGFQCYDRALSMPYVETNEELIPLLMLLSLAFAAPAASIMVAEGMLYCLQSRLWGHAAGPEGSINAGGCNFNSFLRRTVRFVGVHVFGLCATALVTDVIQLATGYHTPFFLTVCKPNYTLLGTSCEVNPYITQDICSGHDTHAILSARKTFPSQHATLSAFAAVYVSMYFNSVISDTTKLLKPVLVFAFAIAAGVCGLTQITQYRSHPVDVYAGFLIGAGIAAYLACHAVGNFQAPPTEKPAAPAPAKDALRALTQRGHDSVYQQNKSVSTDELGPPGRLDGPPRPVVREKTSLGSLKRASVDVDLLAPRSPMAKENMVTFSHTLPRASAPSLDDPARRHMTIHVPLDASRSKQLISEWKQKTLEGRGLGLPDDASPGHLRAPAEPMAEEEEEEEEEEEEEEEEEEGPAPPSLYPTVQARPGLGPRVILPPRAGPPPLVHIPEEGAQAGPGLSPKSGAGVRAKWLVMAEKGGAAAAQPRVANPPRLLQVIAMSKAPGAPGPKAAPETASSSSASSDSSQYRSPSDRDSASIVTVDAHAPHHPVVHLSAAGAPWEWKAAKAEADGGYEPGDPARGFRGGPKAPGASPGSSVSDADPEEQRFGAMATVNLATGEGLPPLGAADGALGAGSRESTLRRHAGGPGPAERETEAEAEGYFRRLQARRFPE